Sequence from the Thermococcus nautili genome:
AGGCCCTCGCCCACCTCGCGGTGGGCTTCCGTTGCCCGGCGATGGTGCTCCACTCGAACTCCATCGCCAGGCTGAACGAGCTGATAAGAATAGCTGAGGATTTGGGTGAAAGGGGCAGGATAATAACCTTTGAAGGATGAGGAGGTGTGAAGGAAATGGAGGAGTATCTCGTTCCACTCGACCAGTATCTGGCAGCGGGTGTCCACATCGGCACCCAGCAGAAGACCCAGGACATGAAGAAGTTCATCTACCGCGTCAGGCAGGATGGCCTCTACGTCCTCGACGTTAGGAAGACCGACGAGAGGCTCAAGGTCGCTGGCAAGTTCCTGGCCAAGTTCGACCCGGAGAGCATCCTCGCTGTCAGCGTCAGGCTCTACGGCCAGAAGCCCGTCAAGAAGTTCGGCGAGGTCACCGGTGCCAGGGCCATTCCAGGCCGTTTCCTCCCGGGAACCATGACCAACCCGCAGGTCAAGAACTTCTTCGAGCCGGACGTCATCATCGTCACCGACCCGAGGGCCGACCACCAGGCCATGAAGGAGGCCGTTGAGATTGGAATACCGATAGTTGCCCTCGTTGACACTGAGAACTTCCTCAGCTACGTTGACCTCGCAATCCCGACCAACAACAAGGGTAGGAAGGCCCTCGCGCTCATCTACTGGATACTCGCAAGGGAGATACTCTACAACAGGAAGGAAATCGAGAGCAGGGAGGACTTCAAGGTTCCCGTTGAGGACTTCGA
This genomic interval carries:
- the rpsB gene encoding 30S ribosomal protein S2; its protein translation is MEEYLVPLDQYLAAGVHIGTQQKTQDMKKFIYRVRQDGLYVLDVRKTDERLKVAGKFLAKFDPESILAVSVRLYGQKPVKKFGEVTGARAIPGRFLPGTMTNPQVKNFFEPDVIIVTDPRADHQAMKEAVEIGIPIVALVDTENFLSYVDLAIPTNNKGRKALALIYWILAREILYNRKEIESREDFKVPVEDFEMRIVRT